Within the Buteo buteo chromosome 2, bButBut1.hap1.1, whole genome shotgun sequence genome, the region CAAAACCAGTATGCTAATGGGCAGGGAAATCTGGGCTGGAatcagggctggggctgtggaCAGAGGAAGCTGACACATGGGTTGTGGCTGATTGTTGGTCTTCGCTTGTGAGTGGATGTAATTCATCAGTCGGTGTCACTGGTGGGCTGTAGGATGGGCCACACCTGGGTGTGCAAGCAGGAGGGCTGGTGCCAGCTGCTCAGGGTCTCTCTGCTGCCCCAATGAAGCAGCAAGCGCTGGGGCTCCAGTGGTGCCACCCGGCTCTAACTGTCCCCACGAGTCTCTGATCCTCACCCCTGTGAGGCTGTAGCTCATGGTGAACCGGTACGTTAAGAAGAGCCGTTGGATGTGCAGGACTATGGAGTAAAgggatgttttaaaaatgctctCCTGGGTAAACAAGCCTTCAGAAAGACTTGCCAGTTTTTCTGTGGGGACAGCATGAAAAAATGTTGACAGCTTTGCCCCTAGCTATGGGACTTCTTGCCGTAGGGGAAGGGGTCAAGTTCCCCACACCCATTACTTCATGGCTGTGGAAGCATCTGGAGCTGCTGGAATCTGCAGGCTGGTGTTAAGCAACCTGAGAGCTCATACCTGTGGTGCCCTGACCAGGGCTGgccccagggctgtggggcaaGGAGAAATAGTTCTGGGGAAATTGCATAACCTTGGTGAGGGCAGGAGGTTTGTGCTTGCGGCTCCTTGAAGGTCCAAGTGCAAACAAGCTCTGGTGTGTAAGTTGCCATTGTGGCCAAACAGCTGATTCTCTGGGAGGCTTTCCTGCCATTTTGCTAAGGTGTGTCTGTAACTGATCTGGCCATAGGATCATGGACTTCATTTTACAGACTTGTTTGTTTACATGCCTTTTAAGAAGTGAGGCAGGGGAAGCTCTTCCTTCAGGCAAGTCATTACCGATAGCAAGTGCTCTTGAATGTCATACTATATTGCACTGCAATTCAGCTGAACTGACAGACCAGTTTCTAACCCTTGGGTGATAAAATAGGTTTGTTCTCAGTACAAGAAGCAACGAATTGCCTCAGCATGAGGCTTTGGTGCTATGCAAAAAACTGACCTATAGGTGCCAGGCTTTTTCTCTGGGAGTAGCAAGTCCTTCCAAATCCCCACTTATCACAGACTGAAGGTATTgcttttccaaatgcttttgcTGCAAACTCCTGACCAAGATCTTGTGTTATTTTCACCCTGTGTGTTCAAGTGAACCTCCTGAATCTGTAGCCATCGGGAAATTCCCCTCCCAGGCTGGCTCTCACTTCTGTTCTGAGAAACTCTAGGGGAATTTGGCTATTTCCAGGCTGATGAAGATAATGCTCTTGGTGGAGAGGAAGTTCAGCTTTTAATGTTCTTCTGATGGAACTGATGTGCTCAGCACAGGCTCTGAACTCCTGACCTTTTGTGAAATGCTTCTGAGGAGTTGCCTGATACTTAACACTTTTCCACTCCCCTTTACAGGTGAGAGAAACAGAGACCATGGATGCCCGATGGCTTGACTACCCTGCCTCTGGAGACTTGCCAGATGATGAAGACATTGGCGAATTCAGGCCTCACTTAACTTCTGATGCGTTAGATATGGATGAGACATCTGGGTCTGGAGGTAcgcagggaagggggggaaatgGATCTCCCTCAGTTGATGCTgtgaaatttcttctggcaCCAGCCCATGAGTGATGGGCTAAGTGCAGAACCAGAGCTCCAGAGGGAACTAGTGTCAGGTGGAGATGAGAAAGCCGTGTGAATCGTCGTCACTCACAGATGAGAACAGTGAAAGTGGTTGTACTGTGATGTTGAATCACTTGGGGAGGACAGATGGAGTCCAGCCAGGCTTGTCTTGCTGCAAGTGAAAAGACATTGCAGTGGCTGGATCTCTTTCCTATTGAACTCCAAAGAACTTctgagaaactttaaaaaaaattaaaaataataattaaaaaaaaaaatctgttgttgAGGCAGTGTTAAAAGGCTTAAAGTTAGTATCTCAGCTGAGGCCAAACAAGGTAAAGGACTAACTGATGTTCAAGTGAACTCTGTGACGTGCAAAGTTCCCTGCCCAAACCAGTTTCTGTACTCCGTGTCCCCTTTATGTGAACATTTGTTCTCTAAAGGGGAAAGAACAAGTGCTGAAATCGGTGCCCAACATGTTTAGGCAGATCCAGTAACTAGAGGTTTGGCGAACTATCCTTTAGGGATGGGTGGTGAGAGCATTGCCTTCCATTGGCATTAGCTTAGCAAGCTATAGCAGACCTGCTTTGCAGGGTAACTCCTGATAATCTGCAGCAGGGGCCAGTGGATTCAGCTGAAGACCCCTCCCATGCAAGAGGTGCTGGTTTTAAGATTACGTCTCATCGTCTTGTGCAATCAAAGCCATTAAATGGCAAAAGTACTAGTAGGTAAGGGGGAACTGTAGTCAGCAGAGAATAAGAGTCTTAGTTTGTCTGCACTTGCTGACATTGCGGGAATTGTCTgaattctggaaaaataatgagAGGAAAACTtagtgtccttttttttttttttttttttcttcccccccccccccaccccctgcagaCTACTCAGACTCTGAAGATGCCATATATCTGACCACCGTGGATACTCCTGTGGTAGGTATTGCCTCTGCATGTTAAAAGCAACACATAGCTACTCCGGTCTGTCTGTGAAGCTTTCTGAATACCCTTCCCCCTGCAAGACGTGGCATCAAGATGAATCTACCTGCATGAGCAGGAACAGTGTACTCATAATGCACTAAtcaaactttcttttccctgcacaCCTTCCTACTTTCAATTGTAGATAGACTGGGTGCTACTGGGTGCTACCACTGATGGGTGTGGTTTGTCTATATTCTGTAGGTATCTGACAACTATATCCCTGGAGATACTGAGAGAAAGATAGaaggtgagaagaaaaatacaatggTGGACAATGAAATCATTCCAGACAAAGCTGTACCTGTCAAAGAGAACCTGTCCAACAAGATCTCCATGGCAAGCACAgccaacagcagcatttttgaaAGAACAGAAGTCCTTACAGGTAATACTCCACCTTGTCCTGATAAATCATTAATACTGTAAATCAAAATAGTTTCTATTGTTCCCTGTTTTTCTGAGGAGCAGTTCCCTACTCACAAGGGGAGTGAGATGCATTACCTCTGTGAGTACCTGTAGCAATGTCACTTCTGCCTTCTAGTCCTTAAACAGCAGAAGAGCCTACTGCTTGCCTTGCTGTGGTAAACAGATTGGTTTTGAGCCTGCCAGCTGAGTGTTGGCTTAAGTGCCACTTAAGTtatgcagcagctgctctgctctcagatACTACCTCAACAAGAGGCGTATCTAGCCATAAATCAATGACATCATAGACTTTCATATCAAATGGAGGCATTTGCCTTCTAACCTTTGCCCAAGTCCTGCCTTTTTGTGAGCCTTGCCAAGAACCAAACAACCCCTCTAAGGGATTTGAACACCTAGTCAACTGTTACAAATCTAAGTACCTCTGTCTAGAGCAAAACCAAGTGACTGGCTTCCCCTCAGCATGTGGGACAGATCTGTCTCAAGGCATGCTTCATCAAGTACTTGGCCTGATGGTCCAAGTACAAACCTTGGCACATCTTGCTGATCTGCAGCCATCCTTCCAGTTGGAGGAGTGACTGACTGGAAGAGTGGATTGCAAAGCCACCTaacagagaagctgctggagtGCAACGAGTAGGTGCACAGCAAAGGATAAACTTCACTGAAGTCTTGTGGCTACCTTTGGtgtgaggagagagaaaatcttggtgggtttttgtgggtttgtggCTTTTGGTTGTTGGAGTGTTCTTTGGAGGGAGGTGGTGGTAGTGGGATGTTGCTATTTAATTGAAATGCAGAGTCCCCAGAGTGTGCTCACACAGATAGTTAACAAAGCATTCAAATCGGAGCTATACCATTTTCCTGGAGTTGACGCTGTTTGTGGGTTGTGGTGGGGcttttttgggtgttttttttttgctttgtctccACGCAGGGAGGATGTCTTTTTGTCACAGTTTTTCTTGCACTAAACCAGAAGCTTAACACGAACTGTTTGATGTGGAACATGTGATTATTCTATGGTTGGATTGAAAGCAATTTATGGCATTTTCCAATAGCATCTGCTGTCACTGAAAATGCCAGCATGTATGGTGACAGACACAAGGGCAACGCTGACACTGGAGGCAGTTCTGGGGGCTGGTATCCTTAAGCAGATTTTGAGATGTAGCTGATTGTTTGGAGTTGTCCAGAAGTTTAGACTTATTCCgtgctcttttttcctcctcagctcTCATTGCAGGAGGGGCGGTGGGCCTCCTGTTTGCTGTCTTCCTGATCCTCCTCTTAGTCTATCGCatgaagaaaaaggatgaaGGCAGTTACGACCTTGGGAAGAAACCGATCTACAAGAAAGCCCCTACAAATGAGTTCTATGCTTAAAGCTCAGCAGCACCTTGTGCCCATCAAGGGATGAACAGACTGTATGGAAACACTGTGCCCTCAGCTGAGATGTGCTGAACAAATGCTCTTTTGGGATTGAATTTCAAAGCAActttgagaaaaaacaaacttccTACATGATCCTTCCCATCCTGCTCAGCTAACAAGGGCCCAGTGAAATACAAAGAGTCTGAAAAAACcctcagtgtatttttttttctaaagctagTGTGAAAAGAATAAAGATGCCAAATTTTCTGCTTGGTTTTACAGAAGGTATATAAACACAAAACAGACTGTATGGAAGCAAACACCATGTGTTTGCATCCAGTGTGCTGTGCTCAGATTGGCTGCTTCTGTAGAAGATGGCTTTTTTTATAAACGTTGCTAATAGATGTCTTGCAGCAGGCTGTTGATGTGAAGCATTTTTGTGGAGAACTATTTATGTATCTCTTACACTACAGATAATGTTGCCTTATCAGGGAGTAAAAGGCCCATAGGGGCTCAAAATCCCTGAATGCCATAAAGGACCTATGGGAATGTTTTCCCCAGGAGACTTCTGTCTCTTCCTGTCAGCCCCAGGCAAGGGTCGTTAGTCCATGAAATCGGGACAGCCAGTTTTGTTTGGCTATGATGACACCCTTTCCTTGCCTTCAGTCTCGTTAACTTTTTTGAGGATTGCTTGTAGgatatttttataacaaaattttaaagaaaatagcctaatgtttatataaaagtttgtagaaattgttttgaaagaataaaaaaaaattacttttttaatttcctcagatttattttttcaatccCTTTGTGTTTCCTTTGGCTGGGCATTTCTCTAGAGATGTTGTTTTATATGATTCATATTCTGAACTGAAGCAGAGTTAGCTACAGTGTGTTACAGGTTTCTTGTAGTTCTATAGCAGCTACTGTAGAGGGTAAAGTTATTTATGGTTTTCCCGTAACTTTTTtaggatttgatttttttaaaaatagaattatttATAGTTTCTGAAATGGCTGCTCTTCTCATTTGGTAACTTCTATCCTTTTTATGTAAAACACTAATATAATGAGTCTCTGTGAAAACTATTTAAGCTTTATtctgtgaattttaattttaaattcaaggCAATAACTTCTAGGATTAATCTGTATGCAAAATTGGATTCATAATATGATTGAAGTAGGGAAAAGATGAGAGTATTTCTAGCCTGTAATATATTATAATCAGTACTATAGAGCTATATATTATATGTTTTACTGAGAAATATACAGTTAAgagtgagaaggctggagttAATTCTTCAGCAGCTTTACTGTATGTAAGAGGCTTGTTCTCGTTTGTACTGCTGTTTGTCCAGTGTCTTGTCTAGAGGACAGGTGGGCTTGTGCTAGggaaggcagctgggagcagcctgAGCCCTGCGGGCTCCGTTGCTGTGTCCCAGGCTGTGCCTGGAAGCAGGCTGCCGTCAGTGATGGGTTGGGTTTGATCCTCAGAGTTGGAGCAGAGATCCCTATCTGGAGTTGCTCTTTGAAGCAAGCATTGGAAGCTCGCAGTacagagaaaataactttttgttttGGGAGCTGGCTGCACTGCAGAGTCCCCTGCGGTGCTGTGCTGAGTACCTGCCTCTTGCAGAAGGCTGGCTTTGGTAGCTAGAAGTCTGTCTCGGCGGCATCTCCTACCTGGGAGCACTGAGCTTTCATAGATGGCTAGCTCTGAACCTCCTGCGGTGGGTCTTTCTTAATATATCATGTACATAGCTCCTACCTCTGCTGAGAGTTAGACCAATTCCCCCAGAGCTCCTAGAGTGAAGGGTAACGTGCGTGTCCGATGCCTCTGTTGCAGGAAGGTGTTACAGAACTACTTTGCACAAGTCgtgtcctcctgcagctctttgAATCTGGTGTGGTTTAAGACAAAAATCTGAGTGTGGGTCTCCAAATTAAGTAACTGGGTAGGCTGCACAAAACCAGATGGTTGCAAGGGCTCTTTAGAGAGCTTATTGACTCCCAAAGCCTCCTTACTGAGGCTTTGTTGTAGGCTTTAGGGCAAATTCAGAGGCGATAGAACAAAGAACTTCAGCTGCCACCAGCTGAACCTGCTTCTCAGAGCTAGGCAGGCGAAGTGGGGAACGCAGGGGAGCCAAGTATTGAGACATCAGTGCAAGAGGACTTTCCCAAGGGTTCTCCTCCAGTTTGACTCACTCACTTGGTCGCAGTACAAGCGTGTTCGGGGAAACTGTGGGCTCTGGGAGGCTCTAAAATCCACACAGAGTTCGCTGTAGACTGGGAAGGAGAGTGAGAACTTTACTGCCTACGGACAGCATTACCAGAAAGGCAGGAGTGGTGCTGCTTCTCGGGATATTTAGATTCTCTTGTGTAATTGCTCTGGGGATTTTCCactgttactgatttttttttttttttttttccctcaaataaACTGGTACTTTCTAAAATTGGCTTTTTGGACTGTTTCTGATCTGAAATTACTTTTGGGAGCTGGGTAACAGGGAGCTCTGCAGCTCAAAGGAGCTTTGTCAGCTGCTCCCGAGCTGCCTTCAGCATCTGACCCACAAGTGACTCCTGTGGGACCAGCGTCACTGGGTTTCTGGAGCTACTGAAGCGCCTCCAGGCAAGTAAAGCAGATGGAGTATGGCAGAATGAGGTGAGTCCATCCCTTCTCTGGTGATCAGTTTTGTGACAGCACTTTGAGAGGGCTGTCCCCTTGCGGCCGGAAGGCACAGAGGGAGGTAGAAATGAGCTTGTGCATGTCCCCTGATGACAGCAGCACGTTTTTCTGCCGTCAAACATAGGAGAGCAATGTGTAGAGAGTCTTGCTCAACCAAGTTTCAAGCCAACCCCGTTTAACTGATGTGGGTCTTCAAGTGGGTGTAGAGCTGTTTCAGCCTCTGTGGGATCAGCTGCTCTGGGAGCAAGTCCACAGGTGACTTCATGCCATTTTGGACTAAAGCAGCTCTTCTCTTAAGCAAGACTTGgaggaagctgctgcttctccattcCAAGCCCCTCTGCTCTGACAGCTTGGTGCTCTCGAGGGATGGGACCCAACTCTGTCTCCCCTGGCACATGGGAGAGGGCAGGCTGTGCggagagcagggctgcttgCTGGGAAAAGTGCTGAGTCTCCTAGGAAGTGCTGTATTTAAACGGATTATTGTCCTTGAGAAGATCTAATTCCCTCCTCCCTGGTGGGAACTCCTACTCTGGGTGATTAGGATTAGCAGGGATGGAGGAAACAGATTAGGACTAGTACCCAGGCTCCCTCAGGGGTGAGGGAGTAGCAAACACTTC harbors:
- the SDC4 gene encoding syndecan-4 isoform X2, encoding MTCCERVVLFSVNVRETETMDARWLDYPASGDLPDDEDIGEFRPHLTSDALDMDETSGSGDYSDSEDAIYLTTVDTPVVSDNYIPGDTERKIEGEKKNTMVDNEIIPDKAVPVKENLSNKISMASTANSSIFERTEVLTALIAGGAVGLLFAVFLILLLVYRMKKKDEGSYDLGKKPIYKKAPTNEFYA
- the SDC4 gene encoding syndecan-4 isoform X1; the protein is MPLPRVPPVLRAALLLGLLLQAVAAESVRETETMDARWLDYPASGDLPDDEDIGEFRPHLTSDALDMDETSGSGDYSDSEDAIYLTTVDTPVVSDNYIPGDTERKIEGEKKNTMVDNEIIPDKAVPVKENLSNKISMASTANSSIFERTEVLTALIAGGAVGLLFAVFLILLLVYRMKKKDEGSYDLGKKPIYKKAPTNEFYA